The proteins below come from a single Sesamum indicum cultivar Zhongzhi No. 13 unplaced genomic scaffold, S_indicum_v1.0 scaffold00389, whole genome shotgun sequence genomic window:
- the LOC105180194 gene encoding uncharacterized protein LOC105180194, with the protein MELFGFPSIFMKWIEACITTPSFSVGLNGKPHGFFKGARGLQQGDPLSRYLFVLVMEVLHLGLDRFAKWSGLKLNVQKSQLIISRSAQGLREEMLAALGFQEGVLPLRCDRTSIWIEWLYQGRLRNTSIWTIKEHGGSWGWPKILRLRVFLRPMVDYQIGDGMRFYLWQDPWHYLGPLSDTFPRGPRLLGLEESAKLSMVISGGEWHWPPITDFECLEITHALPTIHGGEDRIVWRFDHGQPTAQALYRLFDPP; encoded by the exons atggagttatttggattCCCTTCTATTTTcatgaagtggattgaggcgTGTATTACCACACCTTCGTTCTCTGTTGGACTGAATGGGAAACCCCATGGTTTCTTCAAGGGAGCCAGAGGACTTCAGCAGGGTGACCCTCTATCACGATACTTgttcgtgcttgtgatggaagtcttACACTTGG GATTGGATCGATTTGCTAAATGGTCGGGGCTCAAACTaaacgtgcagaaaagccagCTTATAATATCACGTTCAGCACAAGGATTACGCGAGGAGATGCTGGCAGCACTCGGATTTCAAGAAGGAGTCTTACCATTGAG GTGCGATAGAACCTCGATTTGGattgaatggctttaccagggtCGGCTACGAAACACTTCCATATGGACGATTAAGGAGcatggaggctcatggggatggccAAAAATTCTAAGGCTACGGGTTTTTctccgccctatggtggactatcagattgGTGATGGGATGAGATTTTATCtgtggcaggacccgtggcattatcttGGCCCTCTGAGTGACACATTTCCACGGGGACCGAGACTACTCGGATTGGAGGAGTCAGCTAAACTCAGTATGGTGATCAGTGGCGGAGAGTGGCATTGGCCTCCTATCACTGATTTTGAGTGTCTGGAGATTACACATGCATTACCCAcaatccatggaggggaggaccgcattgtttggagatttgatcatgGACAACCTACAGCCCAGGCTCTTTACAGACTATTTGATCCACCATGA